One stretch of Labrenzia sp. CE80 DNA includes these proteins:
- a CDS encoding SDR family oxidoreductase has translation MTRVALVTGVVGGIGAAIAARLKTDGHSVIVSDLPGERLQAAATDLALPAYGADLGDLDQVADMISRIRRDHGAPQILVSAAGGVCGQVGKSLDEVTAGDWRAVFEANLDSVFHLMHALSADMRAAGWGRVVTIASGAGLRPSLTGIQAYTAAKHGLVGLTKQLSQEFGPSGCTVNSIAPGFIRSNPATERQWDAMGADGQAALINRIHARRLGTPEDIASAAAFLTSESAGWISGQILSVDGGIS, from the coding sequence ATGACCCGGGTGGCATTGGTTACGGGTGTGGTTGGCGGCATTGGTGCGGCCATAGCAGCCCGACTGAAGACGGATGGGCACAGCGTTATTGTGTCCGACTTGCCCGGAGAACGACTTCAGGCAGCTGCTACTGACCTCGCGCTGCCGGCTTATGGTGCGGATCTGGGAGACCTGGATCAGGTGGCGGACATGATCTCGCGCATCCGTAGAGATCATGGCGCTCCTCAGATCCTGGTTTCTGCCGCGGGTGGTGTGTGCGGACAGGTCGGAAAATCACTCGACGAAGTTACCGCCGGGGATTGGCGCGCCGTTTTTGAGGCTAATCTAGACAGCGTCTTTCATCTTATGCATGCCCTCTCGGCAGATATGCGTGCCGCCGGCTGGGGCCGGGTGGTGACAATTGCGTCTGGCGCTGGGCTCCGGCCATCGCTTACCGGCATCCAGGCCTACACCGCGGCCAAGCATGGGCTTGTGGGGCTGACCAAACAACTCTCTCAGGAATTCGGCCCTAGTGGGTGCACGGTGAATTCGATCGCCCCTGGTTTCATTCGATCAAATCCTGCCACCGAACGCCAATGGGACGCAATGGGAGCCGACGGTCAGGCAGCGCTGATCAATCGCATTCATGCACGCCGGCTTGGCACCCCAGAAGACATTGCCAGCGCCGCGGCGTTCCTGACATCTGAGTCCGCGGGCTGGATAAGCGGGCAAATCCTTTCAGTTGATGGTGGAATCTCATGA
- a CDS encoding 2-dehydropantoate 2-reductase, which produces MPEQRGEILIWGAGAIGGLIGAYLARAGHQVLMVDTVAEHAAACSGPGLAVEGPVETFTQVVPCVTPGNVTGTFGIIILAVKAHATDDALTMLLPHLAADGFILSAQNGLNELTIAERAGLNRTMGAFVNFGADWIEPGKILFGNRGAVVVGELDALTKPRTEDMLQLLRDFEPDAVLTTDIWAYLWGKLAYGAMLFGTALTTDSMSYNFAHPRRRLALADLAREVMKVARAEGVDPKPFNGFDPAAYWPGAEPSLAEASLDALAAFNSKTAKTHSGIYRDLFVRKRRTEVDQQVGKIVEIAGGHGIEVPLLTRLVQLVHEIEDGKRDLSAETFNALEGIAP; this is translated from the coding sequence ATGCCTGAACAGCGAGGGGAGATCCTAATCTGGGGGGCAGGTGCCATCGGCGGTCTGATCGGCGCTTATCTTGCCAGAGCGGGTCACCAGGTATTGATGGTCGATACTGTCGCCGAGCACGCAGCTGCTTGTTCTGGCCCTGGCCTTGCCGTTGAGGGGCCGGTGGAAACATTTACCCAGGTGGTACCCTGTGTGACGCCGGGCAACGTGACTGGGACGTTCGGGATAATCATTCTTGCGGTCAAGGCCCATGCGACTGACGATGCGCTTACGATGCTGCTCCCGCATTTGGCCGCTGATGGCTTTATTCTTTCAGCGCAAAACGGCCTAAACGAGCTCACCATAGCCGAGCGTGCTGGCTTGAACCGAACCATGGGTGCCTTCGTGAATTTCGGCGCGGACTGGATCGAACCAGGCAAGATACTGTTCGGCAATCGAGGGGCGGTGGTGGTTGGAGAACTCGATGCGCTGACGAAGCCGCGCACGGAAGATATGTTGCAGCTGCTGAGGGATTTCGAGCCGGATGCCGTTCTGACGACTGACATTTGGGCCTATCTCTGGGGCAAGCTCGCATATGGCGCAATGCTATTTGGGACCGCTTTGACGACCGACAGCATGAGCTACAATTTCGCCCACCCAAGACGCCGCCTGGCGCTCGCCGATCTTGCGCGGGAGGTGATGAAGGTTGCGCGTGCCGAGGGGGTTGATCCAAAACCGTTCAATGGCTTTGACCCGGCCGCCTACTGGCCAGGTGCCGAGCCATCGTTGGCCGAAGCCAGCCTCGACGCGTTGGCCGCCTTCAACTCCAAAACCGCTAAGACACATAGTGGAATCTACCGGGATTTGTTCGTGCGCAAGCGGCGCACCGAGGTCGATCAGCAAGTAGGTAAGATCGTCGAAATTGCTGGTGGGCACGGGATCGAGGTCCCGTTGCTTACCCGCCTTGTCCAACTGGTTCACGAGATCGAAGACGGCAAGCGTGATCTTTCGGCCGAGACATTCAACGCCCTCGAAGGTATAGCACCATGA
- a CDS encoding creatininase family protein, which yields MKLSDMNWRDVEAAVARDPRCILPVGSTEQHAQLSLSVDSILAERVSQEAAEPLSIPVYPVVSYGLAPYFTAFPGTVSLRVETMIALIRDIVASMRRSGFKQILIVNAHGGNNPIGALAQELMADFGDVSIRFHNWWNAPRTWAKVQELDPTGSHANWMENYPWTRLPHAPAPSDSKALFDFAMMRASPPEELRTLIGDGAFGGPYQRSDEDMLALWKIGVEEVREALSGPWPELSAKDA from the coding sequence ATGAAGCTATCAGATATGAACTGGCGCGACGTTGAAGCTGCGGTTGCACGCGATCCGCGCTGCATTCTTCCGGTCGGCTCGACCGAGCAACACGCGCAGCTTTCCCTAAGCGTTGACAGCATTTTGGCGGAGCGCGTTAGTCAGGAAGCGGCGGAACCGCTTAGCATTCCAGTCTATCCTGTCGTCAGCTATGGTTTGGCACCCTATTTTACGGCTTTTCCGGGCACTGTAAGTCTGCGGGTCGAGACGATGATTGCGCTCATTCGAGACATCGTGGCCTCTATGCGACGCTCCGGTTTCAAACAAATCCTGATAGTCAATGCCCATGGTGGCAACAATCCGATCGGTGCTCTTGCGCAGGAACTGATGGCGGACTTTGGCGATGTCTCTATTCGCTTTCACAACTGGTGGAACGCGCCCAGAACCTGGGCCAAGGTACAGGAACTGGATCCGACCGGTTCGCACGCAAACTGGATGGAAAATTATCCCTGGACTCGTCTGCCCCACGCGCCTGCGCCCTCTGATAGCAAGGCCCTTTTCGACTTTGCGATGATGCGCGCTAGCCCGCCAGAAGAGCTGCGCACGTTGATTGGTGACGGGGCCTTCGGAGGACCCTATCAGCGTAGCGACGAAGACATGCTCGCACTTTGGAAAATCGGTGTCGAAGAAGTGCGCGAAGCGCTAAGTGGTCCCTGGCCCGAGCTGAGCGCGAAAGATGCCTGA
- a CDS encoding MarR family winged helix-turn-helix transcriptional regulator, giving the protein MTIVTEKNEQNLSERLLASDMLQAKLWENPCPFSFRLNYLALLYNSPLYTWVEEKYGLRRPEYVVLYSLAISNGGSAMDVSRTSGFPKNTLSRAIKRLRELGLIDQHEVSGIGPRQILGLTPEGRVLFDETMPTFAEIEKRMLACLTTGERQILLEILSKIVLNEEDWSGTLPSSDDESDQDHLETVND; this is encoded by the coding sequence ATGACTATCGTGACTGAAAAAAATGAGCAGAATTTGAGCGAACGCCTTCTGGCGAGCGATATGTTGCAAGCCAAGCTCTGGGAAAATCCCTGCCCATTCAGCTTTCGTCTCAACTATCTCGCCCTGCTCTACAACAGCCCGCTCTACACTTGGGTTGAGGAAAAATATGGCCTGCGCCGGCCGGAGTATGTTGTGCTTTATTCGTTGGCTATTTCCAACGGCGGAAGCGCGATGGATGTTTCAAGGACCTCCGGCTTTCCGAAAAATACGCTTTCGCGTGCGATCAAGCGTTTACGTGAACTCGGGCTGATCGATCAGCACGAGGTTTCCGGGATTGGGCCACGCCAGATCCTGGGCCTGACGCCAGAGGGGCGTGTCCTCTTTGATGAAACCATGCCGACTTTCGCCGAGATTGAGAAGCGCATGCTAGCCTGTTTGACGACAGGGGAGCGGCAGATCCTTCTCGAAATCCTATCCAAGATCGTCTTGAACGAGGAAGACTGGTCCGGCACGTTGCCTTCATCTGATGATGAAAGCGACCAGGACCACCTGGAGACGGTGAACGATTGA
- a CDS encoding ABC transporter substrate-binding protein — MKLNRLIAGLALGAGLMCGASAFAQTLNVAVRGGPDSMDPHYSALGPHAEAAKHIYDTLVWSAEDLQIEPGLATSWKPIDDDTWEFKLREGVKFHDGSDFDAEDVKFSIERIPAVTGPTTTEIYVRRIKEVEIVDPHTLLLHTDGPAATLPYDFVRLFIVSSEAAADYSTSETAAEGFNSGTAAVGTGPYKFVSWEPKGDLVLERFDDYWRGEGPWETVVRKEMPDDSARLAALLAGQVDVINYVSSVDYVTLKDNPAIDAVQGDSVYIMNLQLDQRETTPMVRAKDGSALDENPFLKQEVRDALDFAIDRETMVEIVLEGLGKPANQLMPAGFFGSSEDIPTPVYDPAKAKELLAAAGYPDGFEMDLYCTSDRLPGDGAICQGLGQMFAQVGITTNVNAISKTIYFTAQANGDYSIYMNGWGTLTGEASYTLGGLAHSNNPEVKLGAFNRTGYSNPDVDRLLQAGATMLDADARRAAYEEAMELVVADKVLNPIVQLQTVWGAQAGKYEFTPRADEDTLAFFIKPKK, encoded by the coding sequence ATGAAATTGAACCGACTTATTGCCGGGCTAGCGCTTGGTGCCGGGCTAATGTGCGGCGCATCGGCCTTTGCTCAGACACTGAACGTTGCCGTTCGCGGCGGCCCCGACTCCATGGACCCGCACTATTCTGCACTAGGTCCGCATGCAGAAGCGGCAAAGCACATTTATGATACGCTTGTCTGGTCGGCTGAAGACCTGCAGATTGAGCCGGGTCTTGCCACATCCTGGAAACCGATTGACGACGACACTTGGGAATTCAAGCTGCGCGAAGGCGTCAAATTTCACGACGGCTCTGACTTCGACGCTGAAGATGTCAAGTTTTCTATCGAGCGCATTCCAGCCGTAACCGGCCCGACCACTACCGAAATCTATGTGCGCCGCATCAAGGAAGTGGAGATCGTCGATCCCCACACACTCCTTCTCCACACGGATGGACCGGCCGCAACACTGCCCTATGATTTTGTGCGTCTGTTCATCGTTTCGTCCGAAGCCGCTGCGGACTATTCCACTAGTGAAACCGCAGCCGAAGGCTTTAACTCCGGTACGGCAGCAGTCGGCACAGGCCCCTACAAGTTCGTCAGCTGGGAGCCCAAAGGTGATCTGGTACTTGAGCGCTTTGATGACTACTGGCGCGGTGAAGGCCCCTGGGAAACTGTTGTTCGCAAGGAAATGCCCGACGATAGCGCAAGGTTGGCCGCCCTGCTTGCAGGTCAGGTAGATGTCATCAACTACGTTTCATCGGTCGACTATGTGACCTTGAAAGACAATCCTGCAATCGATGCGGTGCAAGGGGATTCCGTCTACATCATGAACCTGCAGCTAGATCAGCGCGAAACGACGCCGATGGTTCGTGCCAAAGACGGTTCAGCTCTGGACGAGAACCCCTTCCTCAAGCAGGAAGTGCGCGATGCGCTAGACTTTGCCATCGACCGGGAAACCATGGTCGAAATCGTTCTGGAAGGTCTGGGCAAGCCCGCCAATCAGTTGATGCCCGCCGGATTCTTTGGATCTTCCGAAGACATCCCGACGCCTGTCTATGACCCGGCCAAAGCCAAGGAACTGCTCGCCGCCGCTGGCTATCCGGACGGCTTTGAGATGGATCTCTATTGCACGAGCGACCGGTTGCCGGGAGACGGAGCGATCTGCCAGGGTCTTGGCCAAATGTTTGCGCAGGTCGGCATCACCACCAATGTGAACGCCATTTCCAAGACGATCTACTTCACCGCACAGGCTAATGGCGACTACTCCATCTATATGAACGGCTGGGGCACATTGACTGGTGAGGCATCTTATACGCTTGGCGGCCTTGCACATTCGAACAATCCGGAAGTCAAGCTTGGGGCGTTCAACCGTACGGGCTATTCCAACCCGGATGTTGACCGGCTTCTGCAGGCTGGCGCCACCATGCTGGACGCAGACGCGCGCCGTGCCGCCTACGAAGAGGCAATGGAACTTGTCGTGGCAGACAAGGTATTGAATCCGATTGTCCAACTTCAAACTGTTTGGGGCGCTCAGGCTGGCAAATACGAGTTCACGCCGCGCGCCGATGAAGACACGCTTGCTTTCTTCATCAAGCCGAAAAAATAA
- a CDS encoding ABC transporter permease: protein MLGFLIQRTLQASMVMAVMSVLVFCGVYAIGNPVDIMIPPDATQQLRDETIAKLGLDKPLYIQYFTFVGNLLQGDFGRSFVYNIPVLELIGGRLPATLELVLISVITATVLGVSLGIYAGYKPDSWISKAIMIVSVLGFSVPSFWVGLILILTFAVNLNLLPAGGRGQTVEVFGIPWSFLTIDGLRHIALPAINLALFKLSMMIRLARAGTREIMLSDTIKFARAAGISERVILSRHLLKLISIPIVTVFGLELGSTLAFAVVTETIFSWPGVGKLIIDSIGLLDRPVMVAYLILVALLFVTINFTIDFVFALIDPRLRHGGKA, encoded by the coding sequence ATGCTTGGCTTCCTAATCCAGCGCACGCTACAGGCCTCAATGGTCATGGCGGTGATGTCTGTTCTTGTGTTCTGTGGGGTCTATGCGATCGGCAACCCAGTGGACATCATGATTCCCCCGGATGCTACGCAGCAGCTTCGCGACGAAACCATCGCCAAGCTGGGTCTCGATAAACCTCTTTACATCCAATACTTCACCTTTGTCGGAAACCTTCTGCAGGGCGATTTCGGTCGCAGTTTCGTTTACAATATCCCGGTCTTGGAGCTCATCGGTGGGCGCCTGCCGGCAACGCTTGAACTGGTTCTGATTTCGGTCATCACCGCCACCGTTCTCGGCGTCTCACTTGGAATTTATGCCGGCTACAAGCCTGACAGCTGGATATCAAAGGCGATCATGATCGTGTCGGTGCTTGGATTTTCCGTGCCTTCCTTCTGGGTCGGCCTGATCCTTATCCTGACATTCGCGGTGAATTTGAACCTCCTGCCTGCAGGTGGACGCGGGCAAACGGTCGAGGTTTTTGGCATTCCATGGAGCTTCCTGACGATTGACGGCTTGCGCCATATCGCCTTGCCGGCGATCAACCTAGCGCTTTTCAAACTCTCAATGATGATCCGCCTTGCGAGGGCTGGAACACGGGAGATCATGCTGAGCGACACCATCAAGTTCGCACGAGCTGCCGGCATCAGTGAGCGTGTGATCTTGAGCCGTCACCTTCTGAAACTCATTTCGATCCCCATCGTCACGGTGTTCGGACTCGAGCTCGGCTCAACACTCGCCTTTGCTGTTGTGACGGAAACCATTTTTTCCTGGCCCGGTGTCGGCAAACTGATCATCGACAGCATCGGACTTTTGGATCGACCGGTGATGGTGGCCTACCTGATCCTTGTGGCCCTGCTGTTCGTGACAATCAACTTCACAATCGATTTCGTCTTCGCGCTTATCGATCCCCGTCTGCGGCATGGAGGCAAGGCATGA
- a CDS encoding ABC transporter permease, with translation MSRSARAEFWNEFRQNRIALLSLGVVGILALATLFAPLIAPQNPYDLANLSLMDARRPPGFVGSGGYVHILGTDPQGRDLASAILYGLRVSIQIGLAAGGVALVIGSFLGILAAYSSGRIEMSIMRMVDLQLSFPAILLALVLVAILGQGKPQLIGALVAAQYAYFARTAYGAAKTERAKDYVEAALATPLSAGRVIWRHILPNCLPPLIVVATVQIANAISLEATLSFLGLGLPVTEPSLGMLISNGFRYMMSGRYWISVYPGIALITLIVSITVVGDQIRDQLNPRLRK, from the coding sequence ATGAGCAGGTCTGCAAGAGCAGAATTCTGGAACGAATTCCGCCAAAACCGTATCGCGCTCCTCTCGCTTGGTGTGGTGGGCATTCTCGCTTTGGCGACACTGTTCGCACCGCTGATCGCGCCGCAAAACCCCTACGATCTCGCGAACCTGTCGCTTATGGATGCACGTCGACCGCCTGGGTTTGTTGGCTCAGGCGGTTATGTCCACATTCTTGGAACGGACCCACAAGGCCGGGATCTGGCATCCGCGATCCTGTACGGGCTGCGCGTTTCAATCCAGATTGGGCTAGCAGCCGGCGGCGTCGCGCTCGTGATCGGAAGCTTCCTGGGAATCCTTGCAGCCTACTCCAGCGGCCGTATAGAAATGTCGATCATGCGCATGGTCGACCTGCAGCTTTCCTTTCCTGCCATCCTCCTTGCACTGGTGCTTGTAGCCATCCTTGGCCAGGGCAAGCCTCAGCTGATCGGTGCACTGGTCGCGGCGCAATATGCCTATTTCGCCCGAACGGCCTATGGAGCGGCCAAGACCGAACGCGCCAAGGACTATGTCGAGGCAGCTCTCGCAACACCGCTGTCGGCAGGACGCGTGATCTGGCGGCATATCCTGCCCAACTGTCTGCCGCCGCTGATCGTTGTCGCCACAGTGCAGATCGCAAACGCGATTTCGCTTGAGGCCACACTGTCTTTCCTGGGGCTCGGGCTCCCCGTCACTGAACCATCGCTCGGCATGCTGATATCCAACGGATTTCGCTACATGATGAGCGGTCGCTACTGGATTTCGGTCTATCCAGGCATCGCACTGATCACTCTGATCGTGTCGATCACCGTTGTCGGTGACCAGATCCGAGATCAGTTGAATCCGAGGCTGCGCAAATGA
- a CDS encoding ABC transporter ATP-binding protein: MTAPVLEVQGLTTHFFTRQGEIPAVRNVSFSLQAGEVLGLVGESGSGKSVTGFSILGLVDAPGRIVSGSVKLNGKELVGLPEPELRKRRGREIAMIFQDPIATLNPMLSIGDQMRMALFAHEKRSLKAANARCIELLGRVGITDPVAGLKAYPHEYSGGMRQRVAIAIALLHNPSVIIADEPTTALDVSIQAQILSEMQDLVRESGTALIWITHDLAVVASLAKRLAVMYRGEIIETGPTFDVLRNPEHEYTANLLAALPSNAEPGQLLAQGGTVPSPPSAQKTAQPPEKEDFLKVSNANRVFSPKISLGEKIAGFVGTGNRRSSTHAVKDVTLRVARGETLGLVGESGSGKSTLGRLMAGILPPTSGQILLDDAPVMQAGKKATLRVQTVFQDPFASLNPRMKVGHAVSEGALAHGLIKPPEATDYVKNWFDRVGLEPEWADRFPHQFSGGQRQRVAIARALAMQPDVLICDEPVASLDVSIQAQIINLFLELQKGLGLTMVFISHDLSVVRHLSDRVAVMYLGEIVEIGPAEEIYNLPVHDYTKRLLDAVPVIDLD; encoded by the coding sequence ATGACCGCACCCGTTCTGGAAGTCCAGGGCCTGACAACCCACTTCTTCACGCGCCAGGGCGAGATTCCCGCCGTGCGCAATGTCAGCTTCTCGCTTCAAGCAGGCGAAGTTCTCGGCCTTGTCGGTGAGAGCGGTTCCGGCAAATCGGTTACAGGGTTTTCCATTCTGGGCTTGGTGGATGCACCAGGCCGGATCGTCTCAGGGTCCGTGAAATTAAATGGCAAGGAGCTTGTTGGCCTGCCCGAGCCCGAGTTGCGCAAACGCCGTGGCCGCGAGATTGCCATGATCTTTCAGGATCCTATTGCCACATTGAACCCTATGCTCAGCATCGGCGATCAAATGCGCATGGCACTCTTCGCCCATGAAAAACGCTCCCTTAAGGCCGCGAACGCAAGATGCATTGAACTTCTGGGGCGGGTCGGGATCACCGACCCGGTGGCGGGCCTCAAGGCCTACCCACATGAATATTCTGGAGGCATGCGCCAACGCGTCGCCATTGCGATTGCCCTGCTGCACAATCCATCCGTCATTATCGCCGACGAACCGACGACCGCTCTCGACGTTTCAATACAGGCCCAGATTCTCTCTGAAATGCAGGATCTCGTAAGAGAGAGCGGAACGGCACTGATCTGGATCACACACGATCTCGCCGTCGTTGCTTCACTCGCCAAGCGCCTTGCCGTCATGTATCGAGGTGAAATTATCGAAACAGGGCCGACATTTGACGTCCTGCGAAACCCCGAACATGAATACACAGCCAACTTGCTTGCGGCACTGCCGTCTAATGCCGAACCGGGGCAATTGCTCGCCCAAGGCGGGACTGTTCCCTCCCCGCCGAGTGCTCAAAAAACGGCGCAGCCTCCGGAGAAAGAAGACTTTCTCAAAGTCAGTAACGCAAACCGAGTGTTTTCGCCAAAGATCTCGCTTGGCGAGAAAATCGCCGGGTTTGTTGGGACGGGCAATCGTCGGAGCAGCACCCATGCGGTCAAGGATGTGACACTTCGCGTCGCGCGCGGCGAAACGTTGGGATTGGTGGGTGAGAGCGGCAGCGGCAAGTCGACCCTTGGGCGGCTAATGGCCGGTATTTTGCCACCAACCAGCGGACAGATCCTGCTGGACGACGCACCAGTCATGCAAGCGGGCAAGAAAGCCACCCTGCGCGTTCAGACCGTTTTTCAAGACCCATTTGCCAGCCTGAACCCGCGCATGAAGGTTGGGCACGCGGTCTCCGAAGGCGCGCTCGCACATGGTCTGATCAAGCCGCCCGAAGCAACTGACTACGTGAAGAACTGGTTCGATCGGGTCGGCCTGGAGCCTGAATGGGCAGACAGGTTCCCCCATCAATTCTCAGGCGGCCAGCGTCAGCGGGTCGCGATTGCCCGAGCGCTCGCGATGCAGCCGGATGTTCTCATCTGCGACGAACCCGTCGCCTCGTTGGACGTTTCGATACAGGCCCAGATCATCAACCTTTTCTTGGAGCTTCAAAAGGGACTTGGACTGACAATGGTCTTCATCAGCCATGACTTGTCAGTTGTCCGCCACCTGAGTGATCGGGTTGCGGTGATGTATCTTGGAGAGATTGTCGAAATTGGTCCCGCCGAAGAGATCTATAATTTACCCGTTCACGACTATACGAAGCGGCTGCTCGACGCGGTTCCGGTGATCGACCTGGACTGA